One stretch of Castor canadensis chromosome 14, mCasCan1.hap1v2, whole genome shotgun sequence DNA includes these proteins:
- the LOC141416480 gene encoding putative gustatory receptor clone PTE01 — translation MYLVTVVGNLIIILAVITDSNLHTPMYFFLSNLSLTDICFISTTAPKMITDIQTHNRVISYMGCLTQMSLVIIFGCMEDMLLTVMAYDRFVAICHPLHYPVIMNPRLCASLVLASFFISILDSQLHNLIVLQFTCFKKVEISSFCCEPAQILNLDCSDTFAKTIITCLVDGIFGFLPISIILISYYKIISSILKITSFGGRYKAFSTCGSHLSVVCLFYGTAIGVYLMSHLYHSLSDRIWHPQ, via the coding sequence ATGTACCTGGTCACAGTGGTTGGGAACCTGATCATCATTCTGGCTGTCATTACTGACTCcaacctccacacccccatgtacttcttcctgtcCAATTTGTCATTAACTGACATCTGTTTCATTTCCACCACAGCCCCAAAGATGATTACGGACATCCAAACTCACAACAGAGTCATCTCTTACATGGGCTGCCTAACACAAATGTctcttgttattatttttggaTGTATGGAGGACATGCTTCTGACTGTGATGGCGTATGACAGGTTTGTGGCCATCTGCCACCCCCTGCATTATCCAGTCATTATGAACCCTCGCCTCTGTGCCTCTCTGGTTTTGGCATCGTTTTTCATTAGTATTTTGGACTCCCAGTTGCATAATTTGATTGTCTTACAGTTTACTTGCTTCAAGAAAGTGGAAATTTCAAGTTTCTGCTGTGAACCCGCTCAAATCCTTAATCTTGACTGCTCTGATACATTTGCTAAAACCATAATCACATGTTTGGTTGATGGTATATTTGGCTTTCTCCCCATCTCGATAATACTCATCTCTTACtataaaataatttcctctaTTCTGAAAATCACATCATTTGGTGGCAGGTATAAAGCATTTTCTacctgtgggtctcacctgtcagttgtttgcttattttatggaacagccATTGGTGTATATCTTATGAGTCATCTGTATCACAGTCTTTCAGACAGAATATGGCATCCTCAGTGA